The Bdellovibrionota bacterium genome includes a region encoding these proteins:
- a CDS encoding tetratricopeptide repeat protein, which translates to MFIKTLVLLILCATSFEVTAQGTGTAVAPVANSGSISVGIEDMNDVAHFEFNGREIWDYKLTREADGIVSVEVDQLDDKSVIQLKTIKSKHIEKIEILPGVNLKNKIVFYLKDKSTQSFDYITDQPSRLVVDFFKDAPQKPAAVVQVKKVPAKIAKLPVKKGRAPAGTDFLISDTKKEITRVAPSVLDGADPNYTRFKIEDYEIKESAIIASKLNLYITYPMLLVEMHDLQDILATPNIYNFEKSETDEGKKAQLLLTLFKKGKTDPETQEKNPLEKPRNAVFLKTLDLFKKEYPDSKYKETLDFMEADTYYNLWVQDKKISDFDTAINLYTKILLSVKASKYHDRIERLMGYSHMDRADYLTAFTVFQKYINRNPDSEHKYRIKTAMAECLAKLNNTSDALKIYEEIESDPKAGINAAEAAFRKGDIYAITKQYDKAIAEYERALKKYSKEQDQYPNAFYNIAESKFWLNRNRENLKQSLNAYIEFLKKYPKSEHASYAMERIGETLEILGAPQKRYNGAFVETIYRYGNSQAAGIAKIRLLRAQIPSMKDKQVVEEVAKVNEFIKTSSLEKLTEFKTIMISDGYYADKNYDEALKNLIAFYQEHPLSDYLDVFKKRIVQTIKDQIGFSIAKGDYLKAFQIYGQNAGSWLKGADRIDTSYLLGVAFEKSGVPDEAQKKYQSVLNKLYAIRGTIEEKERGVFEELPSIDEVNLRLAAVFVAKNEYGKAQDHLKEISGKDATDDEKVEKVYLSSIVYEKLNNPEFAIRNLKELTETWRGNPEKLSSVYLRLAKLQSESNQNADAIGTLDRLLNMSTDSSVVTDEDQMLALRLKAEYAVAIKKDKTAIEAYRSLLDLFEDKYPLYSARYQLGKIHYDTGDVKEAEKVWSPLKDKSDAQLWDKLAQENLKSSNWNSEYKKYTNRIPAMVNDKAGSSPKEGNKK; encoded by the coding sequence GTGTTCATCAAAACTTTAGTATTGCTTATTTTATGTGCGACGAGCTTTGAGGTTACGGCCCAAGGTACAGGTACTGCAGTTGCTCCAGTTGCCAACAGCGGCAGCATTTCTGTGGGAATCGAAGACATGAACGACGTTGCTCATTTCGAATTCAACGGCAGAGAAATCTGGGATTATAAGCTCACGAGAGAGGCTGACGGCATTGTTTCGGTGGAAGTGGATCAACTAGATGATAAATCTGTTATCCAGCTCAAAACAATCAAAAGCAAGCACATTGAAAAAATCGAAATTCTTCCAGGGGTAAATTTAAAAAATAAAATCGTTTTTTATCTAAAAGACAAATCGACTCAAAGTTTTGATTATATCACTGATCAACCTTCAAGATTGGTTGTGGATTTCTTTAAAGATGCTCCGCAAAAACCAGCGGCTGTAGTCCAAGTAAAAAAAGTTCCAGCTAAAATTGCAAAACTACCTGTCAAAAAAGGTAGAGCTCCTGCCGGGACTGATTTTTTAATCAGTGATACAAAAAAAGAAATTACTAGAGTAGCTCCAAGCGTGTTGGATGGAGCAGATCCCAATTATACACGTTTTAAAATTGAAGATTATGAAATAAAAGAATCTGCAATCATTGCGTCTAAATTAAATTTATACATTACTTATCCGATGCTTTTAGTTGAAATGCATGACCTTCAGGATATTTTGGCTACACCCAATATTTATAATTTCGAAAAGAGCGAAACAGATGAAGGAAAAAAGGCACAATTGCTTTTAACTTTATTCAAAAAAGGAAAAACTGATCCTGAAACTCAAGAAAAAAATCCACTTGAAAAACCTAGGAATGCAGTTTTTTTAAAGACTCTAGATTTATTTAAAAAAGAATATCCAGATTCAAAATACAAAGAGACTCTAGATTTCATGGAAGCCGACACATATTATAATTTGTGGGTCCAAGACAAAAAAATTTCGGATTTCGATACAGCAATCAATTTATACACAAAAATTTTATTATCAGTAAAAGCCTCTAAGTATCATGATAGAATTGAAAGACTCATGGGCTATTCTCATATGGATAGAGCAGATTACTTAACGGCCTTCACCGTATTCCAAAAATACATCAATAGGAATCCAGATTCAGAACACAAATATAGAATCAAGACTGCAATGGCAGAGTGTTTGGCCAAATTGAATAACACATCTGATGCTCTAAAAATTTATGAAGAAATTGAATCAGATCCAAAAGCGGGCATCAATGCTGCAGAAGCGGCCTTTAGAAAAGGCGATATATATGCCATCACAAAGCAATATGATAAAGCGATCGCTGAATATGAGAGAGCTCTTAAGAAATATTCTAAAGAGCAAGATCAGTATCCAAATGCATTCTATAACATTGCAGAAAGCAAATTTTGGCTCAATAGAAATAGAGAAAACTTAAAGCAAAGTTTGAATGCCTACATCGAGTTCTTAAAAAAATATCCAAAGAGCGAGCATGCAAGCTATGCGATGGAAAGAATCGGCGAAACTCTAGAAATCTTAGGAGCTCCTCAAAAAAGATATAACGGAGCCTTTGTAGAAACTATTTATAGATATGGAAACTCTCAGGCAGCAGGAATTGCGAAGATTCGCTTGTTGAGAGCACAGATTCCTTCAATGAAAGATAAGCAAGTCGTTGAAGAAGTTGCTAAAGTGAATGAGTTCATTAAAACCTCGAGCTTAGAAAAATTAACAGAATTCAAAACAATCATGATTTCTGATGGCTACTACGCAGATAAAAACTATGATGAAGCCTTAAAAAATCTAATTGCTTTCTATCAAGAGCATCCGCTTTCAGACTATCTTGATGTCTTTAAGAAAAGAATCGTACAAACGATCAAAGATCAAATTGGATTCTCAATTGCGAAAGGCGATTACTTAAAAGCTTTCCAAATTTATGGTCAGAATGCGGGAAGTTGGTTAAAGGGTGCAGATCGAATAGACACAAGCTATCTTTTAGGAGTGGCGTTCGAAAAATCAGGCGTTCCTGATGAAGCGCAAAAGAAATATCAATCCGTATTGAATAAGCTTTATGCTATTCGTGGAACTATTGAAGAAAAAGAAAGAGGCGTTTTTGAGGAGCTACCGAGTATCGATGAAGTCAATCTAAGGCTGGCAGCAGTTTTTGTTGCTAAGAATGAATATGGAAAAGCTCAAGATCACCTCAAAGAAATATCCGGAAAAGATGCTACAGATGATGAAAAAGTAGAAAAAGTTTATTTGTCTTCTATCGTTTATGAAAAATTAAATAATCCAGAATTCGCAATCAGAAATTTAAAAGAATTGACGGAAACTTGGAGAGGAAATCCCGAAAAGCTTTCGTCCGTATATCTGAGGTTGGCAAAGCTTCAGTCGGAAAGTAATCAAAATGCAGATGCGATCGGAACACTGGATCGTCTTCTCAACATGTCTACAGATTCTTCGGTTGTAACGGATGAAGACCAGATGTTGGCTTTAAGATTAAAAGCTGAATATGCCGTGGCAATAAAAAAAGACAAAACTGCGATCGAAGCTTATAGATCACTGCTTGATCTTTTCGAAGACAAGTATCCACTTTACTCTGCCAGATACCAACTGGGGAAAATTCATTACGACACCGGCGATGTCAAAGAAGCAGAAAAAGTATGGAGCCCACTTAAAGACAAATCTGATGCGCAATTGTGGGACAAATTGGCACAAGAAAATTTAAAAAGTTCTAACTGGAACAGCGAATACAAAAAGTACACAAATAGAATTCCAGCTATGGTGAACGATAAAGCTGGCTCATCTCCTAAAGAAGGAAACAAAAAATGA
- a CDS encoding M23 family metallopeptidase — MSSPKAGESFWLESIDQKNSDFYFDNTKLSRISPTKFFGVIPLYKNDQAVIMSLSNISRGLFSHPTQDIAGTITSLQVRKLDNPSSIRIPANFFNELQKIEATQIDQEKSTIKSSLLKESPGSFCLETQLPIKSKQVSQFGSYRRLPTGMQYFHTGLDLRAMIGTKVYAMADGKVSIANKFVIPGNAVIIDHGNAIFSKYYHLSELLVKPGQNIKKGELIAKSGNTGRVEAPHLHWEVAWKGIVTDPLVFMETVKMACF; from the coding sequence ATGAGCTCTCCTAAGGCGGGAGAGTCATTTTGGCTGGAATCGATTGATCAAAAAAATTCTGATTTTTATTTCGACAACACAAAACTCTCCCGAATTAGCCCAACCAAATTCTTTGGCGTTATTCCACTTTATAAAAATGATCAGGCCGTCATTATGTCTCTTTCAAATATATCAAGAGGATTATTTTCTCACCCCACTCAAGACATTGCGGGGACGATCACGAGCCTACAGGTGAGGAAATTGGATAATCCTTCGTCCATTCGTATTCCCGCAAACTTTTTTAATGAACTTCAAAAAATCGAAGCCACTCAAATTGATCAAGAAAAATCCACCATTAAATCTTCGCTTTTAAAAGAAAGCCCAGGATCTTTTTGTTTAGAAACCCAACTTCCAATTAAATCAAAACAAGTTTCACAATTTGGTTCTTATCGAAGACTCCCAACGGGCATGCAGTACTTCCACACGGGCCTCGATTTAAGAGCCATGATTGGGACTAAAGTTTACGCCATGGCTGACGGCAAAGTTTCAATAGCAAATAAATTTGTTATTCCTGGAAATGCTGTGATCATCGATCATGGTAATGCTATTTTTTCTAAATATTATCATTTGAGCGAACTACTCGTGAAACCTGGTCAGAATATTAAAAAAGGCGAGCTCATCGCCAAATCTGGAAATACAGGAAGGGTCGAAGCCCCTCACTTGCACTGGGAAGTGGCCTGGAAAGGCATAGTCACAGATCCATTGGTATTTATGGAAACGGTAAAGATGGCTTGCTTTTAA
- the flgB gene encoding flagellar basal body rod protein FlgB, with protein sequence MSKLFDRTAEGLAKSLDMRLLRHNITSANIANAETPGYTAKKIDFEAELSRALQMEGIPGVESSSPEHFPTVEGAVNKVQADVYDNPDINVANDKNTVDLEKEMATLTENSIIYKAAIELMRKKMAAMKYAVSEGGR encoded by the coding sequence ATGAGCAAACTGTTTGATAGAACTGCAGAAGGTCTCGCAAAGTCTTTAGATATGAGGCTACTGAGACACAATATCACTTCAGCCAACATCGCCAATGCTGAGACGCCGGGCTATACTGCAAAGAAAATTGATTTCGAAGCAGAATTATCTCGCGCTCTACAAATGGAAGGAATTCCCGGCGTAGAGAGTTCAAGCCCTGAACACTTTCCAACGGTGGAAGGTGCTGTGAACAAAGTCCAAGCTGATGTTTACGACAATCCAGATATCAATGTAGCAAACGATAAGAACACGGTGGATTTAGAGAAAGAAATGGCAACTCTTACGGAAAACTCAATCATTTACAAAGCCGCCATCGAATTGATGAGAAAAAAGATGGCTGCAATGAAGTATGCAGTGAGCGAGGGTGGTAGATAA
- the fliE gene encoding flagellar hook-basal body complex protein FliE, with protein MSPEGDTEAGTMDGLRFNTGTTNVTDNVNELRKSITSEAKAPSGSNSPGIGSSSGESFADSLKKAVNTVDSLQKDADVKMQELATGKSQNIHETMIAAEKADIALKLMVQVRNKIIDAYQEIMRMQV; from the coding sequence TTGTCGCCAGAAGGCGACACTGAGGCAGGAACCATGGATGGTTTAAGATTTAATACGGGGACAACAAACGTTACAGATAATGTGAACGAGCTCAGAAAGAGTATAACTTCTGAAGCGAAAGCACCATCTGGATCAAATTCTCCCGGAATAGGTTCCAGCTCTGGGGAATCATTTGCCGATTCACTCAAGAAAGCTGTCAACACTGTGGATAGCTTGCAAAAAGACGCCGACGTCAAAATGCAAGAGTTAGCTACAGGCAAAAGCCAAAACATCCATGAAACAATGATCGCTGCAGAAAAAGCAGATATCGCTTTAAAGTTAATGGTTCAAGTTAGAAATAAAATTATAGATGCGTACCAAGAAATTATGAGAATGCAGGTGTGA
- the trmFO gene encoding methylenetetrahydrofolate--tRNA-(uracil(54)-C(5))-methyltransferase (FADH(2)-oxidizing) TrmFO yields the protein MKKANQTIHIVGGGLAGSECALQLANFGFKVVLFEMRQGNIMTPAHKTKDFAELVCSNSFGTLNPVSCPGELKAEAELLGSYILKAAKLAAVPAGQALGVDRAVFAQEISKQIENHPNIEVRKEVVEKLSDIPRPAVIATGPLTNENLARDLLEHLGQKFLYFFDAIAPIVDADTIDTTFAWKADRYGKGNNDYYNCPMNKEEYYAFINEIKLAKKIEPKEFEKDTPYFDGCMPIEEMIRRGDETLRFGPLKPVGLDDPRTGRYPYAVVQLRQDNLEGTAFNMVGFQTKLAYGEQQRIFKMIPGLQNAEFLKLGSIHRNMYVNSPEVLNQDLSSKKDPDLYLAGQITGVEGYFESTCIGMLVANFIEQKYSDKPFNPPPRESAMGALLHAITLEKKENFQPTNINFGLLPALPVPKGRKIPKDIKKKKQIENAQVAFNAWLNKSLPTHL from the coding sequence ATGAAAAAGGCAAATCAGACAATTCATATCGTGGGCGGTGGTCTAGCTGGTAGCGAGTGCGCACTACAACTCGCCAATTTTGGCTTTAAAGTTGTTTTATTTGAAATGCGCCAAGGCAACATCATGACGCCAGCTCACAAAACAAAGGATTTTGCCGAGCTGGTCTGCTCAAATTCTTTTGGCACGCTCAATCCGGTTTCATGTCCTGGGGAATTGAAGGCCGAAGCGGAACTCCTTGGTTCTTACATTTTAAAAGCGGCAAAACTTGCGGCAGTGCCCGCAGGCCAGGCTCTCGGAGTTGATCGAGCTGTTTTTGCTCAAGAAATTTCAAAGCAGATTGAAAATCATCCCAATATCGAAGTGAGAAAAGAAGTTGTCGAAAAACTTTCAGACATTCCACGTCCGGCCGTCATTGCAACGGGTCCCCTAACGAATGAAAATTTAGCCCGAGATCTTTTAGAACATCTTGGACAAAAATTTTTATATTTCTTTGATGCCATTGCACCCATTGTGGATGCCGACACTATTGATACAACTTTTGCATGGAAAGCTGACCGCTATGGTAAAGGCAATAATGATTACTACAATTGCCCAATGAACAAAGAAGAATACTACGCCTTCATCAACGAAATAAAACTCGCTAAAAAAATTGAACCTAAAGAATTTGAGAAAGACACGCCTTACTTTGATGGCTGTATGCCTATCGAAGAAATGATCAGGCGCGGGGATGAAACTCTAAGGTTTGGTCCACTGAAACCTGTTGGTCTCGACGATCCAAGAACTGGAAGATATCCTTATGCCGTTGTGCAATTGAGACAGGATAATCTTGAAGGAACCGCCTTCAATATGGTGGGCTTTCAAACCAAACTCGCTTACGGTGAACAGCAAAGAATTTTTAAAATGATTCCAGGATTACAAAATGCAGAATTTTTAAAGCTTGGTAGCATTCACCGAAACATGTACGTCAATTCTCCAGAGGTTTTAAACCAGGATCTCTCTAGTAAAAAAGATCCAGATCTTTACCTTGCAGGTCAAATCACCGGAGTTGAAGGATACTTTGAATCTACTTGCATCGGGATGTTGGTCGCAAACTTTATAGAACAAAAATACTCAGACAAACCCTTCAATCCCCCACCTCGAGAAAGTGCCATGGGCGCACTGCTACACGCGATCACTCTAGAAAAAAAAGAAAATTTCCAACCCACAAACATCAATTTTGGATTATTGCCTGCGCTTCCTGTACCCAAAGGTAGAAAAATTCCCAAGGACATAAAAAAGAAAAAACAGATTGAGAATGCTCAAGTAGCTTTTAACGCATGGCTAAATAAATCTCTACCCACTCACTTATAG
- the flgC gene encoding flagellar basal body rod protein FlgC has translation MDFMTAMRVSSSGMTAQRTRMNTISSNIANVNTTRTPEGGPYRRKDAIFEAIPEQKTFGEILIDKGDRNLHRVQVSDIDVDTKAPLLKYEPDHPDANEDGYVAYPNINLMEEMANMIQATRSYEANISAFNSSKNMALDAIELGR, from the coding sequence ATGGATTTCATGACGGCAATGCGAGTTTCAAGTAGTGGGATGACGGCGCAAAGAACGCGCATGAATACGATTTCTTCGAACATCGCAAACGTGAATACAACAAGAACTCCTGAAGGTGGACCGTACCGAAGAAAGGATGCAATCTTTGAGGCGATCCCAGAGCAAAAAACTTTCGGAGAAATTTTGATTGATAAGGGCGATAGAAATCTGCACAGGGTCCAGGTTTCTGATATTGATGTCGATACGAAGGCACCTCTACTAAAGTATGAACCCGATCACCCAGATGCAAATGAAGACGGTTACGTTGCTTATCCGAACATCAATTTGATGGAAGAGATGGCCAACATGATCCAAGCAACACGTTCTTATGAAGCGAATATTTCAGCTTTTAACTCTTCTAAGAACATGGCGCTGGACGCGATTGAATTAGGACGATAA
- a CDS encoding ABC transporter permease: MIHSFAHTLGNMMFELCYFIGSLSELCYNAFREAFRKPFYPRLIIDQIYSLGIKSAPLVAVCALSTGMVITLQFGLGLEKFGGKLYVPKIVSLSIVRELGPVFTSLMIAGRVGAGIASEIGSMKVTQQIDAMRALGTSPLKKIIIPRILALVISLPLLTVFANSLGIYGASVIGSTELGLDQSFFIQKVTQTIKIHDYMVGVAKTFFFALFVGLTGCHYGMRVSEGTRGVGIATTKSVVASSILIVISDFILTKLFWIIETL; encoded by the coding sequence ATGATACATTCATTTGCTCATACACTTGGGAACATGATGTTTGAATTGTGCTACTTCATAGGTAGCCTCTCTGAACTTTGTTACAATGCTTTTCGTGAAGCTTTTAGAAAACCATTTTATCCCCGACTTATCATTGACCAAATTTATAGCCTTGGAATTAAATCCGCACCGCTAGTTGCCGTTTGTGCATTGAGCACCGGAATGGTTATCACTTTACAATTCGGATTGGGTCTAGAAAAATTCGGTGGAAAATTGTATGTTCCTAAAATTGTTTCTCTATCCATAGTGAGAGAATTAGGTCCAGTATTCACAAGTCTTATGATTGCTGGTCGCGTAGGCGCTGGTATCGCATCAGAAATTGGATCCATGAAAGTGACTCAGCAGATCGATGCCATGAGGGCCCTGGGTACTTCGCCACTTAAGAAGATCATCATCCCAAGAATTTTAGCTCTTGTGATCTCGTTGCCACTTCTCACAGTATTTGCTAACTCCCTTGGAATATATGGAGCATCGGTAATCGGCTCAACTGAGCTTGGATTAGATCAATCTTTCTTTATACAAAAAGTAACTCAAACAATTAAGATCCATGACTATATGGTGGGCGTTGCCAAAACATTCTTCTTTGCATTGTTTGTGGGACTGACTGGTTGTCATTACGGAATGAGAGTTTCGGAAGGCACAAGAGGAGTGGGTATTGCTACGACAAAGTCTGTGGTGGCCTCCTCTATTTTGATTGTTATAAGTGACTTTATATTAACTAAACTATTTTGGATTATTGAGACCCTATAA
- a CDS encoding ATP-binding cassette domain-containing protein, whose amino-acid sequence MSKKAIEVKHYKKSFGTKEVHRDVSFNLMKGECLGLIGGSGSGKSVILRSLIGLEKPNSGQIIIDGEDIAKMNEKELLPVRKKVAYVFQGGALFDSLTVFENLAYPLREHTKFSEEEISKKVLGLLEEFGLQGNDKIYPAELSGGMQKRVGLARAIIMNPDIVLYDEPTAGLDPYNTIRIQEMILELKKKGVTSILVTHDMPTAAAVCDRIALLVKGFITYEGKLTDISQDTNDPVFQFVHGKEVAK is encoded by the coding sequence GTGAGTAAGAAAGCGATTGAAGTAAAACATTATAAAAAATCTTTCGGAACTAAAGAAGTTCACAGAGATGTTTCCTTCAATCTTATGAAGGGCGAATGTCTGGGTTTAATTGGTGGTTCGGGCTCAGGAAAAAGCGTAATCTTGAGATCCTTGATTGGTCTTGAGAAACCAAATAGTGGACAAATAATTATTGATGGCGAAGATATTGCTAAAATGAACGAAAAAGAACTATTACCTGTTAGAAAAAAAGTTGCTTATGTGTTCCAAGGTGGAGCGCTCTTTGACTCTCTCACAGTTTTCGAAAACCTAGCTTATCCACTTAGAGAACACACAAAGTTTAGCGAAGAAGAAATTTCCAAGAAAGTTTTAGGTCTTCTAGAAGAATTTGGACTACAAGGTAACGACAAGATTTACCCTGCTGAACTCTCCGGCGGTATGCAAAAGAGAGTGGGTCTGGCTCGCGCAATCATTATGAATCCGGATATAGTTCTATATGACGAACCCACCGCAGGATTAGATCCTTACAATACGATTCGTATTCAAGAAATGATCCTAGAGCTTAAGAAAAAAGGCGTGACATCAATTCTCGTGACACATGATATGCCAACTGCTGCTGCTGTTTGCGATCGCATTGCACTATTAGTTAAAGGTTTTATTACATACGAAGGTAAACTCACGGATATTAGTCAGGATACGAATGATCCTGTATTTCAATTTGTTCATGGTAAAGAGGTTGCAAAATGA
- a CDS encoding DUF721 domain-containing protein, producing the protein MSENKYSSKNSSPRALKTPARKADLSNATDVLESVLLNNKSPLSDQFMRWKLWRKWPEVVGPTISAQSMPVGFVQGTLYVWVKNAVWMHEMLFLAGPIREKVNTFMEKGWVQQVRFTLNQHEVPKMDEDSAMKDSEIINKK; encoded by the coding sequence ATGTCTGAGAACAAATACTCTTCAAAAAATTCAAGTCCCAGAGCTCTAAAAACTCCGGCCCGCAAAGCTGATCTCAGCAATGCTACCGATGTTCTGGAGAGCGTGCTTCTTAATAACAAATCTCCTCTCTCGGATCAATTTATGCGTTGGAAATTGTGGAGAAAATGGCCGGAAGTTGTAGGACCTACAATCTCTGCTCAGAGCATGCCGGTAGGATTTGTTCAAGGGACGCTCTATGTGTGGGTCAAAAACGCCGTTTGGATGCATGAAATGCTCTTTTTGGCGGGCCCCATCAGAGAGAAGGTAAATACTTTCATGGAGAAGGGTTGGGTGCAGCAAGTGCGCTTCACTCTCAATCAGCACGAAGTCCCAAAGATGGATGAAGACAGCGCCATGAAAGATTCTGAAATTATCAATAAGAAATAA
- a CDS encoding sigma-54 dependent transcriptional regulator, with protein MIQQNHAILTLDPNMRKVLKVAENIAHSKASVLVTGESGTGKELLARYIHSKSPRVLKRMVAINCAAVPEGLLESELFGHEKGSFTGAHQAKPGKFELAHQSTLLLDEMGELPLLLQSKLLRALQEGEIERVGGREPIKVDVRIIATTNKDLKKLVQEGLFREDLYYRLNVIPVHIPPLRARPKDLILLAKHFVEVACINNGIQAKDLSQDAINSLQISQWPGNIRELQNVIERTVLLSQNQIITEEDLNLQIENNVGDVPFTPGMTLGDAEKFLILKTLEFTSQNRTQAAKILGISIRTLRNKLSEYRKDGEHEQTV; from the coding sequence ATGATTCAACAAAATCATGCTATCTTAACTCTAGATCCAAATATGAGAAAAGTTCTTAAAGTAGCTGAGAACATTGCTCACAGTAAAGCTTCTGTGCTTGTGACTGGTGAAAGTGGAACAGGTAAGGAATTGTTAGCAAGATACATTCACTCTAAGAGTCCAAGAGTTCTTAAGAGAATGGTTGCCATCAATTGCGCAGCTGTTCCAGAAGGATTATTAGAGAGCGAGTTGTTCGGCCATGAAAAGGGATCCTTCACGGGAGCACATCAAGCAAAACCTGGGAAATTTGAATTGGCTCACCAAAGTACATTGTTATTAGATGAAATGGGAGAGCTTCCACTTCTTTTACAATCTAAGCTTTTAAGAGCGCTTCAGGAAGGTGAGATCGAAAGAGTTGGCGGCAGAGAGCCAATCAAAGTGGATGTGAGAATTATCGCGACGACAAATAAAGATCTAAAGAAATTAGTTCAAGAGGGACTATTTAGGGAAGACCTTTACTACAGATTGAATGTGATCCCTGTTCATATTCCGCCACTTAGGGCTCGACCAAAAGATTTAATTCTTTTGGCAAAACACTTTGTGGAGGTGGCATGCATCAATAATGGAATCCAAGCCAAGGATCTCTCGCAAGATGCCATCAACAGTCTTCAGATTTCTCAATGGCCAGGAAATATCAGAGAATTACAAAACGTCATCGAGAGAACAGTGCTCTTAAGTCAGAATCAAATCATCACGGAAGAAGATTTAAATCTACAAATTGAAAATAATGTAGGAGACGTGCCATTCACTCCAGGAATGACATTAGGAGATGCCGAAAAGTTTTTGATTTTAAAAACTCTAGAGTTTACAAGCCAAAACAGAACTCAGGCTGCAAAAATTTTAGGAATTAGCATTAGAACTTTAAGAAACAAACTGAGCGAATATCGAAAGGACGGTGAGCATGAGCAAACTGTTTGA
- a CDS encoding MlaD family protein gives MTERGATELKVGIGVGLGLLLLVITIFLLGGEKSFLSSTYTLKVPFDKIDGLAPGSVVRLSGFEVGNISDIKFSEEESKIVVYVKLFKEHQSRITDKSVAGLRTQGALGDKYVYISPGLQGGTPLKDGDVLHVETSTDLITTLTQRGEELSKVFDIVGELDKFAKTLNKDGRSDKMMTNLLSASSHMDQAMQKFNLAVSDLRGEDQKNLKRISKDLASILEKIDNGSGSLGALINDPTIHEKIKGVLGGGKRNDYMKSIIQKTITDQKKIKEGKE, from the coding sequence ATGACAGAACGTGGCGCTACAGAATTAAAAGTTGGTATTGGCGTTGGACTGGGATTGTTACTCTTAGTCATAACGATATTTTTGCTGGGTGGAGAAAAATCTTTTCTATCAAGCACGTATACTCTCAAAGTCCCATTCGACAAAATTGATGGCTTGGCCCCCGGAAGCGTTGTTCGATTGAGTGGTTTTGAAGTAGGAAATATTTCTGATATTAAGTTCTCAGAAGAAGAATCTAAAATTGTGGTTTACGTAAAACTATTTAAAGAACACCAATCAAGAATCACTGACAAATCTGTAGCTGGACTAAGAACCCAAGGAGCTCTGGGAGATAAATACGTCTATATTTCTCCAGGGCTACAAGGCGGAACTCCACTAAAAGACGGAGACGTTTTGCACGTAGAAACTTCTACAGACCTAATTACTACACTCACACAAAGGGGCGAGGAACTGTCTAAGGTTTTTGATATCGTAGGAGAACTTGATAAATTTGCGAAAACTCTAAATAAAGACGGCAGAAGCGACAAGATGATGACAAATCTTTTGAGTGCAAGCTCCCATATGGATCAGGCAATGCAAAAATTCAATTTGGCTGTCTCGGACTTACGTGGGGAAGATCAGAAAAATCTGAAGAGAATTTCAAAAGATCTAGCAAGTATCCTCGAAAAAATCGATAATGGAAGTGGAAGCTTGGGTGCGCTAATTAATGACCCAACCATTCATGAAAAAATTAAAGGTGTTCTCGGGGGTGGGAAACGGAACGATTACATGAAGTCCATCATTCAAAAGACGATTACCGATCAAAAAAAGATCAAGGAAGGAAAAGAATAA